Below is a window of Lacrimispora xylanolytica DNA.
GCGAATTTGTAATTGCAGTTACCGGTGTTGTTGAGAGCCGGGCAGGTGGTGTCAATGAAAACCTGGCTACCGGTGCCATTGAAGTGCGCGCAAAGAGCTTAAGAATCCTCTCTGAATCCGAGACTCCGCCATTTCCGATTGAAGAGAATAGTAAGACTAAGGAAGAACTGAGATTAAAATATCGTTACCTGGATTTAAGAAGACCAGATCTTCAAAAGAATATTATGGTAAGAAGCCAGGTGGCTACTCTCGCAAGAGCATTTCTTGCAGAAGAGGGATTTTTAGAGATTGAAACACCTACCATGATTAAGAGTACACCAGAAGGCGCCAGAGATTATCTGGTACCTAGCCGTGTACATCCAGGTTCCTTTTATGCTCTTCCCCAGTCTCCACAGCTTTATAAACAGCTTTTGATGTGCTCTGGCTATGACCGTTACTTCCAGCTTGCCAGATGTTACAGGGATGAAGACTTAAGAGCCGACAGACAGCCGGAATTTACTCAGATCGATATGGAGCTTTCCTTTGTTGACGTTGACGATGTATTAAATGTCAATGAAAGACTGTTAAAGAAATTATTTAAAGAAATCTGCAACTATGACCTTTCCCTTCCAATCACAAGACTGACCTGGAGAGAGGCCATGGACCGCTTTGGTTCCGATAAGCCGGATATGCGATTTGGCATGGAGCTTACCAATGTTTCTGATGTGGTAAAGGATACAGAATTTGCTGTATTTAAGGGCGCTTTAGAACAGGGCGGCTCTGTTCGTGGAATCAATGCTGAAGGCCAGGGAGCTATGCCTCGTAAGAAGATTGATGCCCTGGTGGAATATGCCAAAGGCTTTGGAGCCAAGGGACTTGCTTACCTTGCTATTGGTGAAGACGGAACTTACAAATGTTCCTTTGCAAAGTTCATGACAGAGGAAGAGCTAAAAACTCTGGCAGCAGCCATGGGCGGAAAGCCAGGAGATTTACTCCTGTTCGCAGCAGACAGAGATAAAGTAGTATTTGATGTATTAGGAAATTTAAGACTTGAGCTTGCAAGACAGCTTGAGCTTTTGAAAAAAGATGATTTCAAGTTCTTATGGGTAACTGAATTCCCACTGTTAGAGTACTCTGAGGAGCAGGGCCGTTTTACCGCTATGCACCATCCATTTACCATGCCTATGGATGAGGACTGGGCTCTGATCGACAGCGATCCTGGCGCAGTGCGTGCCAAAGCATATGATATCGTTCTTAACGGAACGGAGCTTGGCGGTGGTTCTGTCCGTATCCATCAGGCAAACATTCAGTCCAAAATGCTTGAAGTTCTTGGCTTTACCAAAGAGCAGGCTCAGGAGCAGTTCGGATTCCTCCTTGATGCATTCAAATTCGGTGTCCCACCTCACGCAGGACTTGCCTATGGACTTGACCGTGTGGTCATGCTCATGGTAGGAGCGGACAGCATTCGTGATGTAATGGCATTCCCGAAAGTTAAGGATGCTTCCTGTCTCATGTCAGAAGCTCCGGCTCCGGTTGATCCAAAGCAGCTGGAAGAACTTCGAATTGGAATTAGTAAAGAAAATGAATAAGAAATAGAAGATAAGATGTTCTCTCCGTATGGAATAAATAAAGGGGGGAACATCTTTTTTTGTTGAAATGAATGGATTTAGATGGGTTATACAAGGGTATTCAGAATAAATTAAAGTTTTAATAAAATTATATAGTCTTTTTACATGAATCTGGTATAATAAGGTAAAAATAAGCATTTCCAAAGGAGGATTCAAGCAATGAAAGGAAGTATGAAAAGAAGGTTTCTGTCACTGTGGATAGCTCTTTTAATGGTACTCTCTCTTACTACGGGCATATCCATCCCTTCATTTGCCGCGGACAAGGATATTGTGGTTTTATACACCAACGATGTCCATTGCGGGGTGGATGACAACATTGGATATGCAGGACTTGCTCTCTATAAAAAAGAGATGCTGGCCCAGACTCCTTATGTTGCCCTGGTAGATGGTGGAGATGCCATACAGGGTGCCCCCATTGGAACACTTTCTGATGGTGGATATTTAATCGACATTATGAATAAAGTCGGTTATGATTTCGCGGTTCCAGGCAACCATGAATTTGATTATGGAATGCCCCGTTTTCTGGAGCTGGCAGAAAAGCTAAACTGCGGCTATTACTCCAGCAATTTTATGGATCTTCGGACAGGCTCTGCTGTATTTGCCCCTTATAAGATGTTTACCTATGGAAATACCAAGGTTGCATTTGTAGGAGCCACCACGCCAGAAAGCTTTACAAAGTCAACTCCAACCTATTTTCAGGATGGAAACGGAACCTACATCTATGGGTTCTGTGAAGATGAAAGCGGTAAAAAGCTCTATACCCAGATTCAGGCTTCTGTAGATCATGCAAAAGCAGAAGGTGCAGAAATCGTTGTTTTAGTCGGCCATCTTGGAGAGAACGGAACCACAGACCAGTGGACCTCTGACAACGTCATTAAAAATACGGCAGGAATTGATGCTGTCATCGACGGTCATTCTCATGAAGTCTACAATAAATACGTAAAGAACAAAGATGGTAAGGACGTGCTTCTTACCCAGACAGGAACAAAACTTAAGAATATCGGCAAGCTTACCATTAAAACAGATGGAACCATGACCAGTGAGATGGTCACCAAGGTACCAGAAGGAGTTGTTACAAGTACCTATACTGTGAAAAAGGGAGATTCCTTAAGCCGAATTGCGAAAAGAGAATTAGGCTCCTATGACCGTTACCGGGAAATATATAATTCCAACCGAGCCGTATTAAAGGACCCCAACGTGTTAACCGTCGGTTCTCAGCTTATAATTCCGGCAAAGAGTGCAGTAACAGCCGATGGAAAAGCCATTGATTACGATACAGACCGTTTCATAAAAGCAATCCAGTCCCAGTATAACGAAACCTTAAAAACAGTCATCGGGCGCACGGACACAGAACTTACCATTAATAATCCGGCTACGGGAAACCGGGCAGTCAGAAGCGGAGAAACAAATCTTGGAGATCTTTGCGCAGATGCCTACCGCGTGGTGCTTGGAGCTGATATCGGCCTTTCAAACGGTGGTGGAGTCAGAGCCAGCATAAAGCCGGGAAATATTACATATAACGATACCCTTACCGTATTCCCCTTTGGAAACATGGGCTGTGTAGCAGAAGTAAAGGGACAGCAGATAAAGGATGCACTTGAAATGGCTTCCAAGAATTATCCCAAGGAAAGCGGCGGCTTCCTTCAGGTATCCGGTCTTACCTATAC
It encodes the following:
- a CDS encoding 5'-nucleotidase C-terminal domain-containing protein, which produces MKGSMKRRFLSLWIALLMVLSLTTGISIPSFAADKDIVVLYTNDVHCGVDDNIGYAGLALYKKEMLAQTPYVALVDGGDAIQGAPIGTLSDGGYLIDIMNKVGYDFAVPGNHEFDYGMPRFLELAEKLNCGYYSSNFMDLRTGSAVFAPYKMFTYGNTKVAFVGATTPESFTKSTPTYFQDGNGTYIYGFCEDESGKKLYTQIQASVDHAKAEGAEIVVLVGHLGENGTTDQWTSDNVIKNTAGIDAVIDGHSHEVYNKYVKNKDGKDVLLTQTGTKLKNIGKLTIKTDGTMTSEMVTKVPEGVVTSTYTVKKGDSLSRIAKRELGSYDRYREIYNSNRAVLKDPNVLTVGSQLIIPAKSAVTADGKAIDYDTDRFIKAIQSQYNETLKTVIGRTDTELTINNPATGNRAVRSGETNLGDLCADAYRVVLGADIGLSNGGGVRASIKPGNITYNDTLTVFPFGNMGCVAEVKGQQIKDALEMASKNYPKESGGFLQVSGLTYTINSQTPSSVQVDEKGNFLKVNGAYRVSDIMVGGTPLDVNKTYTVASHNYMLKSGGDGMTMFKGSKIIRDEVITDVDLLSSYIRNQLGGNVGSDYANPAGQGRITTK
- the aspS gene encoding aspartate--tRNA ligase, whose protein sequence is MAESMLGLKRSHRCTEVTTADAGKEVTVMGWVQKSRNKGGIIFVDLRDRSGILQIIFEESECGAESFAKAERLRSEFVIAVTGVVESRAGGVNENLATGAIEVRAKSLRILSESETPPFPIEENSKTKEELRLKYRYLDLRRPDLQKNIMVRSQVATLARAFLAEEGFLEIETPTMIKSTPEGARDYLVPSRVHPGSFYALPQSPQLYKQLLMCSGYDRYFQLARCYRDEDLRADRQPEFTQIDMELSFVDVDDVLNVNERLLKKLFKEICNYDLSLPITRLTWREAMDRFGSDKPDMRFGMELTNVSDVVKDTEFAVFKGALEQGGSVRGINAEGQGAMPRKKIDALVEYAKGFGAKGLAYLAIGEDGTYKCSFAKFMTEEELKTLAAAMGGKPGDLLLFAADRDKVVFDVLGNLRLELARQLELLKKDDFKFLWVTEFPLLEYSEEQGRFTAMHHPFTMPMDEDWALIDSDPGAVRAKAYDIVLNGTELGGGSVRIHQANIQSKMLEVLGFTKEQAQEQFGFLLDAFKFGVPPHAGLAYGLDRVVMLMVGADSIRDVMAFPKVKDASCLMSEAPAPVDPKQLEELRIGISKENE